A segment of the Triticum urartu cultivar G1812 chromosome 1, Tu2.1, whole genome shotgun sequence genome:
CCACATcaccttcatcatcaccatgtcgaccgacgccgaccgtgccgccgctgagaaggccgaagccgacaagaaggccgccgaggaTGCCGCGGCTActgccaccaccaccgccgccgcatGGCCGATTGGAGGGTATACATCGTTTATCCCTCTCATGTTTCTTTCTGTTGTAGCAGTACTAGCGATATGCGTAGATGTTTCTACTATATGCGTAGTACATGCTCTGTTAGATCGTAACCAGCATGTTATCAATGCTGTCAATGTCATGCTCATGATTTATTTATGGATTAATTTAATCGAAAAACTGCCTATTTGCTTATCATTATCGACATCCCTCTCAAGCTTCACGACGCTGCCGTCGCCGCTCGGACCAGCGTCCTCTCCAGCCGCTGGCGCCGCGTCTGGACGCTACTACGAGAGAGCTCCActcccccccccacacacacacaccgagAGTGACCCTCAACCTCGCCCTCGTCGCCGAAGCGCCGGCCCTCAGCCGCCTCGACGTGCGCGTCATGGAAGCCAGTCACACCACCCCTGAGTCCATGGCGGCCTGGCTTCCCATCGCCGCACGCCGCATCTCGGGCGATTTACTCCTCGTATTGCAGACCAACATACCAGACTACGAGGTCTGGGAAAGAGGCGCCCTTGAGCTGCCATGCTTCGAGAACGCCACCTCGATCACCCTCGAACTAGAGGGTCTTGGCCTCACGATGCCGCCTTCCGGCATATTCGCCCGGCTCACCAATCTCCAGCTAGGTTGCATCCGGCTACGTGGTCCGAGCATGCTCGGCGAGGCTGTCTCCTCGCCGCGCTGCCCGGCGTTACAGAAACTGACTCTCAGTGGTACCTCGGGTCTGGGCAACTTGACCATCCACTCGGAATCTCTCTTGGAAATGACACTGACGCGCGTGCACGGCTTGCAGCAGCTCAATGTCACAGCGCCGACACTCAAACAGTTAGAAGTGCTGTCCTGCTTTACTAAAGGTAGGATGATTTTGATCCTACCGGTTGCAAACATCTCCGCCCCTCAGCTGGAATCCCTCA
Coding sequences within it:
- the LOC125532718 gene encoding uncharacterized protein LOC125532718, with product MTVLQGCEVTGSHRGGRGSSAGLQEAPVELEESMASPIRTVKKLVSFNLANALYKMLYRSSLCTASRRCRRRSDQRPLQPLAPRLDATTRELHSPPHTHTPRVTLNLALVAEAPALSRLDVRVMEASHTTPESMAAWLPIAARRISGDLLLVLQTNIPDYEVWERGALELPCFENATSITLELEGLGLTMPPSGIFARLTNLQLGCIRLRGPSMLGEAVSSPRCPALQKLTLSGTSGLGNLTIHSESLLEMTLTRVHGLQQLNVTAPTLKQLEVLSCFTKGRMILILPVANISAPQLESLMWWDDSDPKFTQLGKMENLQCLSTFPFTIYEETDHVRELQNSYCTRLLRRFELIHSLRFQLVNDLEDIITNQQYLMEDITGLPDITFMFLDITGNGHSFVPSSFHLLRMCTGLRKLSLTFCGTTIRPEVSDLKIVMSVENEKNYWA